From one Nematostella vectensis chromosome 7, jaNemVect1.1, whole genome shotgun sequence genomic stretch:
- the LOC5510773 gene encoding bone morphogenetic protein 2 isoform X1 produces the protein MTCTIPLSKCYSSECNLISDQKDQIIVYKRTLYILTSITEVNTVPILSGKMLLLRCFLLLSMYFPVHGLPAESSSQRAKHEVRNSADFQMMEQRFLDTMGMRSRPRPKRGTRIPQYMLDLYNSHKAHPDWISTQFRFGDKWIGANTIRAFHHTDNDGIDASENSNLTRIIFDLSTLPMYETVTSAELRLSTRSGDLKQPSNSTQLWIRVYQVLLPGMGDTPALRRLLDSREVDARVAGWESFNVELAIQHWVKNPEQNYGLDIQVTTKEGHSIKDAVRTREHHAEEDWHEERPLIVTYNHDELHHHHTRRKRSLRSGGAKRRRPQYCQRHPLYVDFTDVGWNDWIVAPPGYHAFYCTGVCPYPIAKHLNATNHAIVQTIMNTVDSNVPNACCIPTTLNPISILSLNEFDKVVLKNYKDMVIEGCGCR, from the exons ATGACCTGTACCATCCCACTCTCGAAGTGTTACTCCTCTGAGTGCAATCTAATAAGTGATCAAAAAGATCAAATAATCGTCTACAAGCGCACCCTGTACATTCTCACTTCAATCACTGAAGTAAACACTGTCCCAA TCCTCTCAGGCAAAATGCTTCTCTTACGCTGTTTCTTACTACTGAGTATGTACTTTCCTGTGCACGGTTTGCCCGCCGAGAGCTCGTCACAGCGAGCGAAACATGAGGTCAGAAACAGCGCGGATTTTCAAATGATGGAGCAGAGATTTCTGGATACCATGGGCATGAGATCGCGGCCTCGGCCTAAGCGAGGGACACGCATACCACAATACATGCTTGACTTGTACAATAGCCATAAGGCACATCCAGATTGGATCTCTACGCAGTTTCGCTTTGGTGACAAGTGGATTGGCGCGAACACGATAAGGGCGTTTCACCATACAG ataACGATGGGATTGACGCTAGTGAAAATTCCAACTTAACaagaataatatttgattTGTCGACATTGCCCATGTACGAGACAGTGACCTCCGCAGAACTTCGTCTTTCCACACGAAGCGGCGATCTTAAGCAGCCTTCAAATTCCACGCAACTTTGGATACGTGTGTACCAGGTATTACTGCCTGGAATGGGAGACACGCCAGCTCTAAGAAGGCTATTGGATTCTCGCGAGGTTGACGCGCGTGTGGCCGGCTGGGAAAGCTTTAACGTCGAGCTCGCGATACAGCACTGGGTTAAAAACCCCGAGCAAAATTACGGACTGGATATTCAAGTGACCACCAAAGAAGGTCACAGTATTAAAGATGCAGTGCGCACGCGCGAGCATCACGCGGAGGAAGACTGGCACGAGGAGAGACCGCTGATCGTTACTTACAACCATGATGAGCTGCACCATCATCATACGCGGAGAAAACGGAGCCTGCGGTCCGGCGGCGCCAAAAGACGGCGCCCGCAGTACTGTCAGCGGCATCCTCTTTATGTGGATTTTACTGATGTTGGTTGGAATGACTGGATCGTAGCGCCACCGGGCTACCACGCTTTCTATTGTACTGGCGTATGTCCCTATCCCATTGCAAAGCACTTGAACGCTACAAATCACGCGATTGTACAGACAATCATGAATACTGTAGACAGCAATGTCCCAAATGCGTGTTGTATTCCAACCACTTTGAATCCAATTAGCATACTCTCCCTAAACGAATTCGATAAAGTCGTGCTCAAGAACTACAAGGACATGGTGATTGAAGGGTGCGGCTGTAGGTAG
- the LOC5510759 gene encoding ATP-binding cassette sub-family B member 10, mitochondrial, protein MLALRSLKYQRLPIILAQNGANSCRSVYGFSCRQALGIPARNGLYSDGFRAYCNPFTYVIGKAKCYSRFSSLNCRGVLNFAPRYSSRKRWFCNRKELQKENKVGDKIKKEDSRTDVYRLLNLAKPERWRIAAAIGLLLVSSSVTMAVPFSIGKIIDIIYTASEDPERMMNLLKTICQVLCGVFLLGGAANFGRVYLIQVSGQRIVKQLRQNLFSSILRQETAFFDRTKTGELVNRLSADTILVGKAVTDNVSDGLRAVAQVTAGVSMMAYVSPKLTGIVLLIVPPVAVGAVVYGRFLRSITKRTQDSLADATQVAEERISNIHVVRAFGQENREIKSYTDRVEYVLQLAKREALARAVFFGFTGLSGNLIVLSVLYSGGMMMTSAQISVGELTSFMLYTGFVGVSIAGLSSFYSELMKGIGASSRVWQLSDRKPAMSFTGGLQPSIDVLARGIQFKNVNFTYPSRPNARIFADLSLDMRAGSVTAVVGPSGSGKSTLGALLLRLYDPESGSVFVGGHDVKSLSLDWLRGAVGAVHQDPILFSCSIAENIAYGAASSEVSMDAIKDAARQANAANFIESFPNGYDTIVGERGQMLSGGQRQRIAIARAILKNPKILLLDEATSALDSESEHLVQEALERLMKGRTVITIAHRLSTIKNADNIVVLDGGSIVESGSYSQLMEEPDGLFRKLVERQTISSE, encoded by the exons ATGCTTGCTCTGAGATCCCTCAAGTATCAAAGACTTCCAATTATTTTGGCGCAAAATGGCGCAAACAGTTGCCGAAGTGTATATGGTTTCTCTTGCAGACAAGCCCTAGGAATTCCTGCAAGAAATGGTCTGTATAGCGATGGATTCAGAGCCTATTGCAATCCTTTTACTTATGTAATTGGCAAAGCAAAGTGTTACTCGAGGTTTTCTAGTCTGAATTGCAGAGGCGTTTTAAATTTTGCCCCGAGGTATAGTTCAAGGAAACGTTGGTTCTGCAACCGAAAAGAgttacaaaaagaaaacaaagttgGAGATAAAATCAAAAAGGAGGATTCTAGAACTGATGTCTACCGATTGCTTAATTTGGCAAAACCAGAACGATGGAGAATTGCAG CTGCCATAGGATTGTTGTTGGTATCTTCATCTGTGACAATGGCAGTTCCTTTCTCTATTGGGAAGATCATTGATATTATTTACACTGCAAGTGAAGATCCTGAAAGAATGATGAATCTCCTGAAAACAATATGTCAAGTCCTTTGTGGTGTATTTCTACTGGGAGGAGCTGCAAACTTTGGAAGAGTGTATCTAATTCAAGTCTCAG GTCAAAGAATTGTCAAGCAGCTTCGTCAAAATCTGTTCTCCTCTATTTTGAGACAAGAGACTGCATTTTTTGATCGTACCAAGACTGGGGAGCTGGTCAACCGCCTGTCTGCTGACACCATTCTTGTTGGCAAAGCAGTCACTGATAATGTCTCAGATGGCCTCCGTGCTGTGGCACAAGTTACTGCTGGTGTATCCATGATG GCTTATGTATCACCAAAGCTGACTGGGATAGTCTTGTTGATCGTGCCTCCTGTTGCTGTGGGTGCTGTGGTGTATGGCAGATTTCTAAGGTCAATTACCAAAAGAACACAAGACTCTCTTGCAGATGCAACCCAG GTTGCAGAAGAGCGAATTTCTAATATTCATGTGGTCAGAGCATTTGGTCAAGAAAACAGAGAAATTAAATC CTACACAGATCGAGTCGAGTATGTTCTGCAGCTGGCAAAGAGAGAAGCACTCGCTAGAGCTGTGTTTTTTGGTTTT ACGGGTTTGTCAGGTAACTTGATAGTGCTGTCAGTGCTGTACAGCGGTGGAATGATGATGACCAGTGCACAGATCTCAGTTGGTGAACTCACCTCCTTCATGCTCTACACCGGTTTTGTGGGTGTCTCCATTGCAG GTCTCAGCTCCTTCTACTCCGAGCTGATGAAGGGGATCGGAGCCAGCAGTCGTGTGTGGCAGCTGAGTGACAGAAAACCCGCCATGTCTTTTACAG GAGGTCTCCAGCCTTCTATTGATGTGCTGGCTCGGGGCATCCAGTTCAAAAACGTGAACTTTACTTACCCCTCCAGGCCCAATGCAAGGATATTCGCTGACCTGAGTCTGGACATGCGTGCGGGCTCAGTCACGGCAGTGGTCGGGCCGAGTGGGTCTGGGAAGAGTACGTTAGGGGCGCTCCTTCTAAGGCTCTATGACCCTGAAAGTGGCTCTGTCTTCGTGGGGGGTCACGACGTCAAATCGCTGTCTCTTGATTGGCTGAGAGGGGCTGTCGGCGCAGTCCATCAA GATCCCATTCTTTTCTCTTGCTCGATTGCGGAGAATATCGCGTACGGGGCCGCGTCAAGTGAGGTCAGCATGGACGCGATAAAGGACGCGGCACGACAGGCGAACGCGGCGAACTTTATCGAGTCCTTTCCCAACGGTTACGACACGATCGTTGGGGAGAGGGGGCAAATGCTGTCAG GTGGACAAAGGCAGCGTATTGCCATCGCAAGAGCCATATTGAAG AATCCAAAAATACTTCTTCTTGATGAAGCTACAAG TGCGTTGGACTCGGAGAGCGAGCACCTGGTGCAAGAGGCGTTGGAGCGACTGATGAAAGGGCGCACTGTAATCACCATCGCACATCGCCTCTCCACCATCAAGAACGCAGACAACATCGTGGTACTGGACGGTGGGTCTATCGTGGAGAGCGGCTCCTATAGCCAGCTGATGGAAGAACCTGACGGGCTGTTCCgaaaactggttgaaagacaAACGATATCGTCCGAGTAA
- the LOC5510773 gene encoding bone morphogenetic protein 2 isoform X2, producing the protein MLLLRCFLLLSMYFPVHGLPAESSSQRAKHEVRNSADFQMMEQRFLDTMGMRSRPRPKRGTRIPQYMLDLYNSHKAHPDWISTQFRFGDKWIGANTIRAFHHTDNDGIDASENSNLTRIIFDLSTLPMYETVTSAELRLSTRSGDLKQPSNSTQLWIRVYQVLLPGMGDTPALRRLLDSREVDARVAGWESFNVELAIQHWVKNPEQNYGLDIQVTTKEGHSIKDAVRTREHHAEEDWHEERPLIVTYNHDELHHHHTRRKRSLRSGGAKRRRPQYCQRHPLYVDFTDVGWNDWIVAPPGYHAFYCTGVCPYPIAKHLNATNHAIVQTIMNTVDSNVPNACCIPTTLNPISILSLNEFDKVVLKNYKDMVIEGCGCR; encoded by the exons ATGCTTCTCTTACGCTGTTTCTTACTACTGAGTATGTACTTTCCTGTGCACGGTTTGCCCGCCGAGAGCTCGTCACAGCGAGCGAAACATGAGGTCAGAAACAGCGCGGATTTTCAAATGATGGAGCAGAGATTTCTGGATACCATGGGCATGAGATCGCGGCCTCGGCCTAAGCGAGGGACACGCATACCACAATACATGCTTGACTTGTACAATAGCCATAAGGCACATCCAGATTGGATCTCTACGCAGTTTCGCTTTGGTGACAAGTGGATTGGCGCGAACACGATAAGGGCGTTTCACCATACAG ataACGATGGGATTGACGCTAGTGAAAATTCCAACTTAACaagaataatatttgattTGTCGACATTGCCCATGTACGAGACAGTGACCTCCGCAGAACTTCGTCTTTCCACACGAAGCGGCGATCTTAAGCAGCCTTCAAATTCCACGCAACTTTGGATACGTGTGTACCAGGTATTACTGCCTGGAATGGGAGACACGCCAGCTCTAAGAAGGCTATTGGATTCTCGCGAGGTTGACGCGCGTGTGGCCGGCTGGGAAAGCTTTAACGTCGAGCTCGCGATACAGCACTGGGTTAAAAACCCCGAGCAAAATTACGGACTGGATATTCAAGTGACCACCAAAGAAGGTCACAGTATTAAAGATGCAGTGCGCACGCGCGAGCATCACGCGGAGGAAGACTGGCACGAGGAGAGACCGCTGATCGTTACTTACAACCATGATGAGCTGCACCATCATCATACGCGGAGAAAACGGAGCCTGCGGTCCGGCGGCGCCAAAAGACGGCGCCCGCAGTACTGTCAGCGGCATCCTCTTTATGTGGATTTTACTGATGTTGGTTGGAATGACTGGATCGTAGCGCCACCGGGCTACCACGCTTTCTATTGTACTGGCGTATGTCCCTATCCCATTGCAAAGCACTTGAACGCTACAAATCACGCGATTGTACAGACAATCATGAATACTGTAGACAGCAATGTCCCAAATGCGTGTTGTATTCCAACCACTTTGAATCCAATTAGCATACTCTCCCTAAACGAATTCGATAAAGTCGTGCTCAAGAACTACAAGGACATGGTGATTGAAGGGTGCGGCTGTAGGTAG